In Acidobacteriota bacterium, the following proteins share a genomic window:
- a CDS encoding PA2169 family four-helix-bundle protein, whose product MTRDEVISTLNNLIETCRDGQAGFQAAVEGVTNPSLKEVFFQYAQQRSLFVSELQGEVRALGGDPQTTGSVAAALHRGWVNIKAAVTGKNEHSILEECERGEDSAVKNYQEALKENLPPSLNSLANRQYQAIVTTHNAVRDWRDRVKVASARA is encoded by the coding sequence ATGACTCGGGATGAAGTAATTTCCACGCTCAACAATCTGATCGAAACCTGCCGCGATGGACAGGCCGGATTTCAAGCCGCCGTCGAGGGCGTCACCAATCCTTCGCTCAAAGAAGTGTTCTTTCAATACGCGCAACAACGCAGTCTGTTCGTCTCTGAACTGCAAGGGGAAGTACGCGCGCTTGGCGGCGATCCACAAACGACAGGCAGCGTCGCGGCTGCCTTACATCGCGGCTGGGTCAATATCAAAGCTGCCGTCACGGGCAAGAACGAGCACAGCATTCTGGAAGAGTGTGAACGAGGCGAAGATTCGGCGGTGAAAAACTACCAGGAAGCGTTGAAAGAAAATTTGCCGCCGAGCCTCAACAGCTTGGCCAACCGCCAATATCAGGCCATCGTCACCACACACAATGCGGTGCGCGATTGGCGCGATCGAGTCAAAGTGGCGAGCGCCCGCGCGTGA
- a CDS encoding alpha-amylase family protein, with amino-acid sequence MIEDLWYKNTIIYSLDLDTFMDANGDGVGDFEGLVRRLDYLHSLGVETVWLAPFQPSPNRDNGYDVMDYYGVDPRHGSSGDFVEFMHQANKRGIKVIIDLVVNHTSDQHPWFQAARHSKDSRYRNWYVWSETRPLAWNLGMIFPGVQEAIWTYDKEAGEYYFHRFYEHMPDLNTDNPDVRTEIRRIMGYWLELGVAGFRVDAAPFLIETPPIDDKAIEYRFEFLAEMRKFLQWRRGDAILLAEANVAPEENLDYFGAQGQGIQMMFNFHVNQRLFYTLATGDTPPLAAALEATRTLPDGAQWAHFLRNHDELDLGRLSQDQRAAVLARFGPEARMQLYERGLRRRLAPMLGDRRHLELAYSLLFALPGTPVIRYGDEIGMGEDLNLNERDSVRTPMQWSDEAHAGFSAAPKTVCPVIAEGEYDYKQVNVEAQRRNPHSLLNWTGQMIRLRKECPEIGWGTWEILPTGSAKVLALRYDWRGTSLVTIHNFDDRPHEIEIKPNCRGEARLINLLAEEESAADAQGQYKILLEAYGYRWYRVGSLNYAIRRVKM; translated from the coding sequence ATGATTGAAGACCTCTGGTACAAAAACACGATTATTTATAGCCTCGATCTCGACACGTTTATGGACGCGAACGGCGATGGGGTGGGCGATTTCGAGGGACTGGTGCGGCGGCTTGATTACCTGCATTCACTGGGCGTAGAAACCGTCTGGCTCGCGCCGTTTCAGCCCTCGCCCAATCGCGACAATGGTTATGACGTGATGGATTATTACGGGGTGGACCCGCGCCACGGTTCGAGCGGCGACTTCGTCGAATTCATGCATCAAGCCAACAAGCGCGGCATCAAAGTGATCATTGACCTTGTCGTGAACCACACTTCCGATCAGCATCCCTGGTTTCAGGCGGCGCGCCACAGCAAAGATTCCCGCTATCGCAACTGGTACGTCTGGTCAGAGACGCGTCCGCTGGCTTGGAATCTGGGCATGATCTTTCCCGGCGTGCAGGAAGCCATTTGGACTTATGACAAGGAAGCGGGCGAATACTACTTCCATCGGTTTTATGAACACATGCCCGACCTCAACACGGATAATCCCGATGTACGCACAGAGATTCGTCGCATTATGGGGTACTGGCTCGAACTCGGCGTGGCCGGTTTTCGTGTAGATGCGGCGCCGTTCCTGATCGAAACGCCGCCGATTGACGACAAAGCAATTGAATATAGATTCGAATTCCTCGCCGAGATGCGGAAGTTCCTGCAATGGCGGCGCGGCGATGCGATTCTGCTTGCCGAAGCCAACGTCGCACCGGAAGAAAATCTGGATTATTTCGGCGCGCAAGGCCAGGGCATTCAGATGATGTTTAACTTCCATGTCAATCAACGGCTGTTTTACACGCTGGCGACCGGCGACACACCGCCGCTGGCCGCCGCGCTCGAAGCAACCAGGACCTTGCCGGATGGCGCACAGTGGGCGCACTTCCTGCGCAATCACGACGAACTTGACCTAGGGCGCTTGAGTCAGGACCAACGCGCGGCAGTGCTCGCGCGCTTCGGACCTGAAGCGCGGATGCAGCTTTATGAGCGCGGCCTGCGCCGCCGCCTGGCGCCGATGCTCGGTGATCGCCGCCACTTGGAACTCGCTTATAGCTTGCTGTTCGCGCTGCCCGGCACACCGGTCATTCGTTATGGCGATGAGATTGGCATGGGTGAAGACCTGAATCTGAACGAGCGGGATTCGGTGCGCACACCGATGCAATGGTCAGATGAAGCGCACGCCGGTTTCTCTGCCGCCCCCAAGACTGTTTGTCCGGTGATTGCCGAGGGCGAATACGACTACAAACAAGTCAACGTCGAGGCGCAGCGACGCAACCCGCACTCGCTGCTCAATTGGACAGGACAGATGATTCGGCTGCGCAAGGAGTGCCCGGAAATCGGTTGGGGAACCTGGGAGATTCTGCCGACAGGCTCGGCAAAGGTGTTGGCGTTGCGTTATGACTGGCGCGGAACTTCGCTGGTGACGATTCATAACTTTGACGATCGGCCGCATGAGATCGAAATCAAACCGAACTGTCGTGGTGAAGCGCGCTTGATCAATTTGCTGGCCGAAGAGGAAAGCGCCGCCGATGCACAAGGCCAATACAAGATTCTGCTCGAAGCCTATGGCTATCGTTGGTACAGAGTCGGCAGCCTGAATTACGCCATACGACGCGTGAAGATGTGA
- a CDS encoding YifB family Mg chelatase-like AAA ATPase, which yields MLFKTLSAAVYGIDAELVEVEVDLTPRPGDSQSETMIIVVGLPDLAVRESRERIRAAITNSGLFFPVYKTTINLAPADIKKEGSAFDLPIAVGILGANGDLKREHLDDTLLVGELALDGRIRAIRGALPIAVAAKRKGLKRLLLPTENACEAAVVSGVDVYPVNTLREVITLLNSEPPPDPLRVDIEALFNAADQYAVDFSEVRGQMHAKRALEVATAGGHNILMIGPPGSGKTMLAKRLPTILPPITFEEALETTKIHSVAGYTDARGLLTIRPFRSPHHTISDAGLIGGGAIPRPGEVSLAHHGVLFLDELPEFERNVLEVMRQPLEDQKVTISRAAMSLTFPASFMLVGAMNPCNCGYFGDPTHECRCSPMQIQRYVSKISGPLLDRIDIHIDVPAVKVSELSAKENGESSASIRQRVLRARQRQQERFTGEHVFCNAQMPPRHIRKYCQLEPPTQQMLERAILKRGLSARAYDRILKVSRTIADLDGHEQVGEAQIAEAVQYRTLDRTYWQ from the coding sequence GTGCTTTTCAAAACGCTCAGCGCCGCTGTTTATGGCATTGACGCCGAATTGGTCGAAGTCGAAGTTGATCTGACGCCGCGCCCCGGCGATTCGCAGAGCGAAACCATGATCATCGTTGTGGGTCTGCCCGACCTGGCCGTGCGCGAAAGCCGCGAACGCATCCGCGCGGCGATTACCAACAGCGGCCTGTTCTTCCCCGTTTACAAAACCACGATCAACCTCGCGCCCGCCGACATCAAAAAAGAAGGCTCGGCCTTTGATCTGCCCATCGCCGTCGGCATCCTCGGCGCGAATGGCGACCTGAAACGCGAACATTTGGACGACACGCTGCTGGTCGGCGAACTGGCGCTGGACGGCCGCATCCGCGCGATTCGCGGTGCGCTGCCCATCGCCGTGGCGGCCAAACGCAAAGGTCTCAAACGCCTGTTGCTGCCGACCGAGAACGCCTGCGAAGCCGCCGTGGTCAGCGGCGTGGACGTTTATCCGGTCAACACCCTGCGCGAAGTCATCACTTTGCTCAACAGCGAGCCGCCACCCGACCCATTGCGCGTGGACATCGAAGCGCTCTTTAATGCCGCCGATCAATACGCCGTGGATTTCAGCGAAGTGCGCGGCCAGATGCACGCCAAACGCGCACTCGAAGTCGCCACCGCTGGCGGCCACAACATACTGATGATCGGCCCGCCCGGCTCCGGCAAAACCATGCTGGCCAAACGCCTCCCAACCATCCTGCCGCCCATCACCTTTGAAGAAGCCCTCGAAACGACCAAGATTCACAGCGTCGCCGGTTACACCGACGCGCGCGGACTGCTGACGATTCGCCCCTTTCGTTCGCCGCACCATACGATCAGCGATGCCGGTTTGATCGGGGGCGGCGCGATTCCCCGCCCCGGCGAGGTCAGCCTGGCCCATCACGGCGTGCTCTTCCTCGACGAATTGCCGGAGTTTGAAAGGAATGTGTTGGAAGTCATGCGCCAGCCGCTCGAAGACCAAAAGGTCACGATCAGCCGCGCCGCGATGTCGCTGACCTTCCCGGCCAGCTTCATGCTGGTGGGCGCGATGAACCCGTGCAATTGCGGCTATTTCGGCGATCCCACGCATGAATGCCGCTGCTCGCCGATGCAGATTCAACGCTACGTTTCCAAAATTTCCGGCCCGCTGCTCGACCGCATAGACATTCACATTGATGTGCCCGCTGTAAAAGTCAGCGAGTTGTCAGCCAAGGAAAACGGCGAGAGTTCGGCTTCGATTCGCCAGCGTGTTTTACGCGCACGGCAACGCCAGCAAGAACGCTTCACAGGCGAACACGTCTTTTGCAACGCCCAGATGCCGCCGCGCCACATTCGCAAATACTGCCAGCTTGAACCGCCCACACAGCAAATGCTGGAACGCGCGATCCTTAAACGCGGCCTGTCGGCGCGCGCCTATGATCGCATTCTCAAAGTCAGTCGCACCATCGCCGACCTCGATGGGCACGAGCAAGTCGGTGAAGCGCAGATTGCTGAAGCCGTGCAGTACCGCACACTGGATCGCACCTATTGGCAATAG
- a CDS encoding type II toxin-antitoxin system ParD family antitoxin: METLHISLPAPLSVFVEERVRADGYADVNEYFRALVLADQRRKAQEKLEVLLVEGLNSGPAEPLTKADLEEVKRTVRERLAAKGK; encoded by the coding sequence ATGGAGACGTTGCATATTTCGTTACCTGCGCCGTTAAGTGTTTTTGTCGAAGAACGTGTTCGTGCCGATGGTTACGCTGATGTGAACGAGTATTTTCGCGCCTTGGTCTTGGCTGATCAGCGCCGCAAAGCGCAGGAAAAGCTGGAGGTTTTGCTGGTCGAGGGCCTCAATTCCGGCCCGGCGGAACCTTTGACCAAGGCTGACTTGGAAGAAGTCAAACGCACAGTGCGGGAACGCTTAGCCGCCAAGGGAAAGTAA
- a CDS encoding type II toxin-antitoxin system RelE/ParE family toxin translates to MNVFRRTQVLADLADCAFYLALTDPAIADRFLEAFEASATRLAQMPYIGVAQLTDNAALFGLRRWPVKGFEKYLIFYLVFDDAIDIIRVLHAAQDIAAVLADEI, encoded by the coding sequence ATGAATGTTTTTCGCCGCACACAGGTCTTGGCAGATCTTGCCGATTGTGCCTTCTATCTGGCGCTGACTGACCCTGCTATTGCCGACCGGTTTTTGGAGGCTTTTGAAGCCTCGGCCACACGTCTTGCCCAAATGCCCTATATCGGTGTCGCACAACTTACCGACAATGCTGCTCTTTTCGGCTTGCGCCGCTGGCCCGTCAAAGGCTTTGAAAAGTATTTGATTTTCTATCTGGTGTTCGATGACGCAATTGACATCATTCGTGTCTTACATGCCGCGCAAGACATCGCGGCCGTTCTGGCAGATGAAATCTGA